A single window of Dermacentor albipictus isolate Rhodes 1998 colony chromosome 1, USDA_Dalb.pri_finalv2, whole genome shotgun sequence DNA harbors:
- the LOC135900386 gene encoding membrane metallo-endopeptidase-like 1, with translation MSTASDTSSKRRSSSDSQKTEPAAAGSVTAAEGVTAAEGVTAAEVAVPASAPPTTESKPAGGGKKRKQRSTTPRRSKRTKSKKRPRDGTGADAAGSAQSQVAQGKAGDLALQSLALTPLSVSSASDNPSAQPGTSGSSSVQKELSKRGDQPPASDAPSRAEAGQSEASTPAARLPDERPESTPVPASSPAALKVMLLYPASSLATQGDAAGCRDADAGTARRSADAASFSEIGRSESAPLSRRREPSLPNLKAVPGKSALAGRGMGRTASLSSATDRHARFRDAPIVEMVLLSLTQLSSGKKSAALTLTAAAAASATMVLAAIIIYALLAHSDAEEDAPESAGCTSADCRHHAALITNRINLSLDPCHDFAAFACSAWSPPATWQHRQFPSARDDVVLAWARDFENTLVTGSRYLPTGEMAKLMFRACAYDTMSQHDKSALLELRRFMTQRGIPWPSKLSSPAVRPLGVLIDLAFKWQVPLWFTVRFVRRSAKPGSSPPAVIIGPSSYTLVWFSLHRDIVRRGAFQHHWRRLHDALSNTSNASEFSVLRAQNTADVDSTVLGALANALTNGSGPSDDVELRYVSREYTPSISHTEWQQQLQEHVLPNIDGNHLLRVSNSAILRATDVLFSRFTESTLLENMGWFFARLFAPLADPSLLRDRHGPPHAGEEELFCAAQVEAVFRLLVISLYTVPRFSPTLREDINQLLHAIRGMVADKVSALPWLDEESKQRAEEKLREMGTVLWPPDSMMDNAGLAALYSKFRQPSGPSLSVVDSWVHYREAINHLEQEYRDVVLQLPANMELPLVEYDYLRNEVRVSVQALSRPVFYFEGTRGMFYGGLGFLYAAEVVRALDADGARRDASGVLVTNGSWLSPTWTEAVVDREDCLPESGGYFPEIPAVEVAYASLEKALVASGERMRTARSAFSQRRLFYVTLCYLMCAKQTLHPQRRPFAGDCNKAVANFPRFAEDFGCGADARMRRERPCVFFG, from the exons ATGTCGACGGCCAGCGACACGTCTTCGAAACGCCGCTCTTCGTCGGACTCGCAGAAGACCGAGCCGGCCGCTGCGGGAAGCGTAACCGCTGCGGAAGGCGTAACCGCTGCGGAAGGCGTAACCGCCGCAGAAGTCGCAGTCCCTGCCAGCGCACCGCCGACCACTGAGAGCAAGCCCGCCGGCGGCGGGAAGAAGCGCAAGCAGCGGAGTACCACCCCACGACGGTCAAAGCGCACCAAGTCCAAGAAGCGACCGCGGGATGGCACCGGCGCTGACGCCGCCGGGTCCGCGCAGTCCCAG GTGGCGCAGGGGAAAGCTGGTGATCTCGCTTTGCAATCTTTAGCGCTCACTCCACTGTCGGTGTCAAGTGCCAGCGACAACCCTTCCGCGCAGCCAGGGACCAGCGGCAGCAGTTCCGTCCAGAAGGAGCTCTCCAAAAG GGGCGACCAGCCACCGGCTTCAGACGCGCCTTCGAGAGCTGAAGCGGGACAGTCCGAGGCGTCGACTCCCGCTGCTCGGCTTCCCGACGAGCGGCCCGAGTCGACGCCGGTTCCGGCCTCGTCGCCGGCTGCCCTCAAGGTCATGCTTCTCTACCCGGCCTCCTCGCTGGCCACTCAGGGCGACGCCGCCGGCTGCAGGGACGCCGACGCGGGGACTGCGCGCCGCAGCGCCGATGCTGCGTCCTTTTCCGAAATCGGGAGGAGCGAATCGGCGCCCCTGAGCCGCCGGCGGGAGCCGTCCCTGCCGAACCTGAAGGCGGTGCCCGGCAAGTCCGCCCTGGCTGGACGTGGCATGGGCCGCACGGCGTCGCTCTCCTCCGCGACGGACAGGCACGCCCGCTTCCGCGATGCCCCCATCGTCGAAATG GTGCTGCTGAGTCTGACGCAGCTTTCGTCCGGCAAGAAGAGCGCGGCGCTGACACTgacggcggcggccgccgcgtcgGCAACCATGGTGCTGGCCGCCATCATAATTTACGCGCTCTTAGCGCACTCGGACGCCGAGGAAGACGCACCCGAGTCCGCGGGGTGCACTAGCGCCGATTGCCGACACCACGCGGCGCTAATCACTAATCGCATTAACCTGAGCCTGGACCCGTGCCACGACTTCGCCGCGTTTGCCTGCTCGGCCTGGTCGCCGCCGGCGACGTGGCAGCACCGACAGTTCCCTTCGGCGCGCGACGACGTCGTGCTCGCCTGGGCGCGCGACTTCGAGAACACTCTGGTCACGGGCTCCAG ATACCTCCCAACAGGCGAGATGGCTAAGCTGATGTTCCGCGCCTGCGCGTACGACACGATGTCCCAGCACGACAAATCTGCTCTGCTGGAGCTGAGGCGATTCATGACCCAGCGGGGCATTCCGTGGCCCTCGAAGCTGTCCTCTCCGGCAGTCAGGCCTTTGGGCGTACTCATCGACCTGGCGTTCAAGTGGCAGGTGCCTCTATGGTTTACCGTGCGTTTTGTCCGCAGAAGCGCGAAGCCGGGCAGCAGTCCGCCGGCTGTGATCATTGGGCCGAGCTCCTATACACTCGTCTGGTTCAGTCTGCACAGAGATATCGTCAGGAGGGGCGCCTTTCAACATCACTGGCGCCGGCTACACGATGCCCTGTCCAACACCTCGAACGCCAGCGAATTCAGCGTCCTACGCGCACAGAACACGGCCGATGTCGATTCGACGGTGCTGGGGGCGCTGGCCAACGCTCTGACCAATGGCAGCGGGCCCAGCGACGATGTGGAGCTGCGATACGTGAGCCGAGAGTACACGCCGAGCATCAGCCACACCGAGTGGCAGCAGCAGCTCCAGGAACATGTGCTGCCCAACATCGACGGCAACCACCTGCTGCGTGTTTCCAACAGCGCCATCCTCCGGGCCACCGACGTGCTCTTCTCCCGGTTCACAGAAAGCACGCTGCTCGAGAACATGGGCTGGTTCTTCGCACGGCTGTTCGCACCGCTCGCTGACCCGTCACTGCTCCGCGACCGGCACGGGCCGCCCCACGCAGGGGAAGAGGAGCTCTTCTGCGCAGCCCAGGTCGAGGCGGTGTTCCGGCTGCTCGTCATCTCACTGTACACGGTCCCGCGATTCTCGCCGACGCTGCGCGAAGACATCAACCAGCTTCTTCACGCCATCCGCGGAATGGTAGCCGACAAAGTGAGCGCGCTGCCGTGGTTGGACGAGGAGTCTAAGCAACGCGCCGAAGAGAAGCTCCGCGAGATGGGCACCGTGCTGTGGCCCCCCGATAGCATGATGGATAATGCGGGACTCGCGGCCCTGTACTCAAAGTTCAGGCAGCCGAGCGGCCCGTCCTTGTCGGTCGTGGACTCCTGGGTCCACTACAGGGAGGCGATAAACCATCTGGAACAGGAGTATCGCGATGTGGTGCTGCAGCTGCCGGCTAACATGGAGCTACCACTCGTCGAGTACGACTACCTACGCAACGAGGTGCGCGTGTCGGTGCAGGCGCTGTCGCGGCCTGTCTTCTACTTCGAGGGTACGCGTGGCATGTTCTACGGTGGTCTGGGCTTCCTATACGCCGCCGAGGTCGTCCGAGCGTTGGACGCCGACGGCGCGAGACGCGATGCCAGCGGCGTGCTGGTCACCAACGGGTCCTGGCTGTCGCCCACGTGGACCGAAGCCGTCGTGGACCGCGAAGATTGTCTACCAGAGTCCGGTGGCTACTTCCCAGAAATCCCAGCCGTCGAGGTGGCCTACGCGTCCCTTGAGAAGGCACTGGTCGCCTCCGGCGAGCGGATGCGCACGGCTCGCTCAGCCTTCTCCCAGCGCCGGCTCTTCTACGTGACCTTGTGCTACTTGATGTGCGCGAAGCAGACGCTCCACCCTCAAAGACGTCCGTTTGCAGGCGACTGCAACAAGGCGGTGGCCAACTTCCCGCGTTTTGCCGAGGACTTTGGGTGCGGCGCGGACGCCAGGATGAGGCGCGAGAGGCCCTGTGTGTTCTTTGGGTGA